The following proteins are co-located in the Vibrio azureus genome:
- a CDS encoding sigma-54 dependent transcriptional regulator has translation MQGLAKILVIDDDNSNCLNLSNILEFVGESCITLSSDKIGSIEWSEPWNGCFIGTISSHRAAHQLQSFLAEAHNIPLISMSPLPFSIEELPNFVGELQQPFNYPQLSEALRHCKDFQGQKGIHTISSSRKNTLFRSLVGQSRGIQEVRYLIEQVSNTDANVLLLGESGTGKEVVARNVHYHSAYRDGPFVPINCGAIPPELLESELFGHEKGAFTGALTARKGRFELADGGTIFLDEIGDMPMSMQVKLLRVLQERCFERVGGNTTIKVNVRVIAATHRNLEEMILEGAFREDLFYRLNVFPIEMPALKQRKQDIPLLIQELMSRLQDEGAQPVCFTPRSLDSLMEHHWPGNVRELANLIERMVILYPNGLIDINHLPTKYRYSDIPDFQPECNTTLSIEEQERDAFQDIFSADFKMEEQVGVMNDINAPHALPPEGVNLKELLADMEVNMINQALDAQNGVVTRAADMLGMRRTTLVEKMRKYDLHR, from the coding sequence ATGCAAGGCTTGGCCAAGATACTCGTCATTGATGACGATAATTCAAATTGTTTGAATTTGAGTAATATTCTAGAATTTGTTGGAGAGAGTTGTATAACTCTTAGCTCCGATAAGATAGGTAGTATTGAATGGTCTGAACCTTGGAATGGGTGCTTCATTGGCACAATCTCTTCACATCGGGCGGCACATCAACTACAGAGCTTTCTCGCTGAAGCTCACAACATTCCTTTAATTTCAATGTCTCCGTTACCTTTTTCAATAGAGGAATTGCCTAATTTTGTTGGAGAGTTACAGCAGCCTTTCAACTACCCTCAATTGAGTGAAGCTTTACGACATTGTAAAGATTTTCAAGGACAAAAAGGCATTCATACCATCTCGAGTTCACGCAAAAATACGCTGTTTCGAAGCCTTGTTGGACAAAGCCGAGGCATTCAAGAAGTCCGGTATCTCATCGAACAGGTCTCCAACACGGATGCGAATGTCCTGTTACTGGGTGAATCTGGAACAGGTAAGGAAGTGGTTGCTCGCAATGTCCATTACCATTCTGCTTATCGTGATGGCCCATTTGTTCCAATCAATTGTGGGGCTATTCCTCCAGAGCTTTTGGAAAGTGAGTTATTTGGTCATGAAAAAGGCGCTTTCACAGGGGCTTTAACTGCACGTAAAGGTCGATTTGAATTAGCTGACGGTGGTACCATTTTTCTTGATGAAATCGGTGATATGCCGATGTCGATGCAAGTTAAGCTTTTACGTGTGCTTCAAGAGCGTTGTTTTGAGCGAGTTGGTGGTAACACCACGATTAAAGTTAATGTCCGAGTCATTGCAGCAACACACCGAAACTTAGAAGAAATGATTCTTGAAGGTGCTTTCCGAGAGGACCTGTTTTATCGCCTCAATGTATTTCCGATTGAAATGCCTGCTCTTAAGCAACGCAAACAAGATATTCCTCTATTGATCCAAGAGTTAATGTCCCGTTTACAAGATGAAGGGGCACAACCCGTATGCTTTACACCTCGCTCTTTAGACTCACTTATGGAACATCACTGGCCAGGTAATGTGCGTGAATTGGCTAACCTGATTGAGCGAATGGTTATTCTGTATCCGAATGGATTAATTGATATCAACCACTTACCGACTAAGTATCGATACAGTGATATTCCAGATTTTCAACCTGAATGTAATACAACGCTCTCAATTGAAGAGCAAGAGCGCGATGCTTTTCAGGATATCTTTTCTGCAGATTTCAAAATGGAAGAACAAGTGGGTGTCATGAATGATATCAATGCCCCTCATGCTCTACCACCAGAGGGTGTTAATCTTAAAGAGTTATTGGCGGATATGGAGGTTAACATGATTAATCAAGCACTGGATGCTCAAAATGGCGTTGTGACTCGAGCGGCAGACATGCTGGGGATGCGCCGAACAACGCTGGTGGAGAAAATGCGCAAATACGACTTGCACCGGTAA
- the fliS gene encoding flagellar export chaperone FliS: MRGSLQAYKKVSVDSQLSAASPHKVIQMLMAGAIERLIQGKAAMQAGNIPVKGERLGKALDIIIALRSCLSMDDGGDIASNLDALYEFMITQISNANHKNDPQPIDDVIEIIRDIKSAWDQIPNEYHNLTASQVGL, encoded by the coding sequence ATGCGCGGTTCTTTGCAAGCATATAAAAAAGTATCGGTTGATAGCCAGCTCAGTGCAGCGTCTCCACATAAAGTGATTCAAATGCTTATGGCAGGAGCGATTGAGCGCCTTATTCAAGGAAAAGCAGCGATGCAAGCGGGTAATATTCCTGTAAAGGGTGAACGCCTTGGTAAGGCTTTGGACATTATTATTGCTTTGCGTAGCTGTCTTTCAATGGATGATGGTGGTGATATTGCTTCCAATTTAGATGCTTTATATGAATTTATGATTACTCAAATATCAAACGCTAATCATAAAAATGATCCTCAGCCGATTGACGATGTTATCGAAATTATTCGTGATATTAAATCTGCGTGGGATCAAATTCCAAACGAATATCATAATCTGACGGCCAGCCAAGTTGGCCTATAA
- a CDS encoding flagellar protein FliT — MTCSFRKISDIDQLIAKEMEKSEINSEEILHLVDTREQLLSTLLSMVDKNPSLKQQPEWQELLTRTKSIVELMQIETDHVGKELNKFRYGQRSLQQYKKFT, encoded by the coding sequence ATGACCTGTAGCTTTAGAAAAATAAGTGACATTGATCAACTCATTGCAAAAGAAATGGAAAAAAGCGAGATTAATAGTGAAGAAATTCTTCATCTCGTCGATACAAGGGAACAACTATTATCGACTTTGCTCTCAATGGTGGACAAGAATCCGTCGTTGAAGCAGCAGCCTGAGTGGCAAGAGCTACTCACTCGCACGAAGAGCATTGTTGAGCTGATGCAAATAGAAACGGACCATGTAGGAAAAGAACTCAATAAGTTCCGATATGGTCAACGTTCACTTCAGCAGTATAAAAAATTCACCTAA